One window of Leptospira barantonii genomic DNA carries:
- a CDS encoding helix-turn-helix domain-containing protein, whose translation MSVINGNTRNGSLLKNDSLPRSEQKNSVPKKSEIPTFQENAKSLKTKEAAQYLNLSVRTFNQYVIDHEIPFIEWSPRVRRFFVGDLEKVALSRRTKKQIY comes from the coding sequence ATGTCAGTAATCAACGGTAACACAAGAAATGGTTCTTTATTAAAAAACGATTCTTTGCCTCGATCCGAACAAAAAAATTCGGTCCCGAAAAAATCGGAAATTCCGACGTTTCAGGAAAATGCGAAATCTCTAAAAACAAAAGAAGCCGCTCAATATTTGAATCTATCCGTAAGAACGTTCAATCAATACGTGATCGATCACGAGATTCCTTTTATAGAATGGAGTCCGCGCGTTCGTAGATTTTTCGTGGGAGATTTGGAAAAGGTGGCGCTTTCTCGCAGAACCAAAAAACAAATCTATTGA
- a CDS encoding helix-turn-helix domain-containing protein, translating into MYKADKKFPDRLKRLIETLGVSQAEFARSIDLKPAFISDLINERAKSFSQESLLRLRAAHNVNPLWMIAGEGDMMITDVDSKSDADTDRYRNILRKIRSRPQMESIVESLLDVPDGELDALSVVIEKFKKKK; encoded by the coding sequence ATGTATAAAGCGGATAAAAAATTTCCCGATCGTTTGAAGCGATTGATCGAGACCTTGGGCGTTTCTCAGGCGGAATTTGCAAGATCGATCGATCTCAAACCCGCGTTTATCAGCGATCTCATCAACGAACGGGCCAAAAGTTTTTCACAAGAATCCTTGTTGAGACTTCGAGCCGCTCACAATGTGAATCCTCTTTGGATGATCGCGGGCGAAGGTGATATGATGATTACGGACGTAGATTCGAAGTCGGATGCGGACACCGATCGTTATCGAAACATTCTTAGGAAGATCAGAAGTCGTCCTCAAATGGAAAGTATAGTGGAAAGTCTTTTGGATGTTCCGGACGGTGAGTTGGATGCGTTGAGCGTGGTTATAGAAAAATTTAAAAAGAAGAAGTGA
- a CDS encoding LIC13344 family protein — MNQLGSAAIAVKNPIANRNNLDPIVLSDIEEKMVFQIAEYVREQFSTFDWRWDDHSEMHDKAVTSLFLVKNDIAHICEKNPSKIQEFISILEYILEEEFGE, encoded by the coding sequence ATGAATCAACTCGGCTCGGCGGCGATCGCCGTAAAAAATCCGATCGCGAACAGGAACAATTTGGATCCGATCGTTCTTTCCGATATAGAGGAAAAAATGGTTTTTCAAATCGCTGAATACGTAAGGGAACAATTTTCCACTTTCGATTGGAGATGGGACGATCACTCGGAAATGCACGATAAGGCGGTCACTTCGCTTTTTCTTGTGAAGAACGACATCGCACATATTTGCGAAAAAAATCCGAGTAAAATCCAGGAATTCATTAGCATTCTTGAATATATTTTGGAAGAGGAATTCGGGGAATAA
- the fumC gene encoding class II fumarate hydratase, translated as MKTRIETDSMGEIAVDDSKYWGAQTERSLHHFHIGNDRFPREMIRALGVLKKSAAIVNAELGLLTEDKKKLIVQAADEVISGKLDEHFPLSVWQTGSGTQTNMNSNEVISNRAIEIAGGVMGSKKPVHPNDDVNKAQSSNDTFPTAMHIAAAEQLNQKLIPALTQLRDTLKKKTDEFQNIIKIGRTHLQDATPLTLGQEFSGYVQQLDYNIARVKAVLPAVYRLALGGTAVGTGLNTHPQFAVKAAAQISKETGLPFVSAENKFEALAAHDSLVEASGVLKTIAASLMKIANDVRWLSSGPRCGIGEISIPENEPGSSIMPGKVNPTQSEQMTMVAAQVIANDVAVNIGGASGNFELNVFKPLIIHNVLNSIRLLSDSCISFEEHCARGITPNKEKLNEHLNNSLMLVTALNPHIGYDNAAKIAKNAHKKGSTLKESGIELGLLTSEQFDQWVLPEKMIHPSVD; from the coding sequence ATGAAAACCAGAATCGAAACTGATTCAATGGGCGAGATCGCTGTAGACGATTCAAAATATTGGGGCGCGCAAACGGAGCGTTCCTTGCATCACTTTCATATCGGAAACGATCGATTTCCAAGGGAAATGATCCGTGCATTGGGAGTTCTGAAAAAATCGGCCGCGATCGTAAACGCGGAACTCGGACTTCTGACCGAGGATAAAAAGAAATTGATCGTTCAAGCCGCGGACGAAGTGATTTCCGGAAAGTTAGACGAACATTTTCCTCTTTCCGTTTGGCAAACCGGTTCGGGAACTCAAACCAACATGAATTCTAACGAAGTAATTTCGAATCGTGCGATTGAAATCGCAGGCGGAGTTATGGGTTCTAAAAAACCGGTTCATCCGAACGACGACGTTAATAAGGCTCAGTCTTCGAACGACACCTTTCCAACCGCGATGCATATCGCCGCCGCGGAACAATTGAATCAAAAGCTGATTCCCGCGTTGACACAACTCAGGGATACGCTCAAAAAGAAAACGGACGAATTTCAGAATATTATAAAAATCGGAAGAACTCACCTTCAAGACGCGACCCCTTTAACATTGGGTCAGGAATTTTCCGGTTATGTTCAACAATTGGATTACAATATCGCAAGAGTAAAGGCGGTTCTTCCCGCGGTATACAGACTTGCGTTAGGCGGAACAGCGGTTGGAACCGGATTGAACACACATCCTCAGTTTGCCGTAAAGGCCGCGGCTCAGATTTCAAAGGAAACCGGACTTCCGTTCGTAAGCGCTGAAAACAAATTCGAAGCGCTTGCGGCTCACGATTCTCTTGTGGAGGCGAGCGGCGTTTTAAAAACCATCGCGGCGTCTTTGATGAAAATCGCGAACGACGTACGTTGGCTATCTTCCGGTCCTCGTTGTGGGATCGGCGAGATCAGTATTCCCGAAAACGAACCCGGTTCTTCCATTATGCCCGGAAAGGTGAATCCAACTCAATCCGAACAGATGACGATGGTTGCGGCTCAAGTAATCGCAAACGACGTCGCGGTGAACATCGGGGGAGCTTCGGGAAATTTCGAATTGAACGTTTTTAAACCGTTGATCATTCACAACGTGTTGAACTCGATTCGTTTACTTTCCGATTCTTGCATATCTTTTGAAGAACATTGCGCGCGCGGAATCACTCCGAATAAGGAAAAACTCAACGAACACTTGAATAATTCTTTGATGCTCGTAACCGCGTTGAATCCGCATATCGGATACGACAACGCGGCAAAGATCGCAAAGAACGCCCACAAAAAAGGTTCAACTTTGAAGGAATCCGGAATCGAACTGGGTCTTTTAACAAGCGAACAATTCGATCAGTGGGTTCTTCCGGAAAAGATGATTCATCCATCGGTAGATTAA
- a CDS encoding DUF2586 family protein — protein MSTGDVTTYHQDGGINFNDVKPDRVGSKVGTAETGDVNRVYVINNTPQAKDVFGRGELVDSLEQFFEEFDESKGQKPVPVLCVRPQNDVAGTVGTPTKTGDGEAALPTTSGTPTGTRIVILKITKAGAPGVAEYRKSVDGGANFSTPLITPASGSPISLDAGVSSTFTAASTPANTFKVGDTYTFTINGPSASNASKLTAIEALKREYGAYWIHVLGPASRAFAMSCNVILEEMETEHHLPSFIILEARGKNQSETLPEYFQYVQDEFEPFASPKGRVMIAVGEARYIKGGVNASGGYSAVKSAGDSIGVWRNFATMATAKIAAAPVNVSIGYVKDMRSLTFSEIRYWDNGYRNYMDLLHDMGLMVLKQYDDYDGIFIARDKIKASSDSDFKELPERRRADKMHRILYRESLQFLNMDTEVDSGSGGLDYLKTYIDSKISAEMEAPGRKEISGHEIILDPNKTFNTDRILKAKCKMYVSNRTKAIEWETSFATPK, from the coding sequence ATGTCAACAGGCGACGTGACTACCTACCATCAAGACGGTGGGATCAACTTCAACGACGTTAAACCGGATCGCGTCGGTTCCAAAGTCGGAACCGCGGAAACCGGCGACGTAAACAGAGTCTATGTCATCAATAACACCCCTCAAGCAAAGGACGTTTTTGGAAGGGGAGAACTCGTGGATTCTTTGGAACAATTCTTCGAAGAGTTCGACGAATCAAAAGGACAAAAACCGGTTCCGGTTCTTTGTGTACGTCCTCAAAACGACGTCGCGGGAACTGTCGGAACTCCGACGAAAACCGGAGACGGAGAAGCGGCTCTGCCTACAACCTCAGGAACTCCGACAGGAACCAGAATTGTGATTCTTAAGATTACAAAAGCAGGTGCGCCCGGCGTTGCGGAATATCGCAAATCCGTGGACGGAGGTGCGAACTTTTCCACTCCGTTGATCACTCCCGCGAGCGGTTCTCCGATTTCTTTGGATGCCGGTGTGAGCTCGACCTTTACGGCCGCGTCCACTCCAGCAAACACTTTTAAAGTTGGTGATACTTACACCTTTACGATCAACGGACCGAGCGCGTCTAACGCGTCCAAGTTGACTGCGATCGAGGCTTTAAAAAGGGAATACGGCGCGTATTGGATCCACGTTTTGGGTCCCGCATCCAGAGCGTTCGCGATGTCGTGCAACGTTATTTTGGAGGAGATGGAAACCGAACATCATCTTCCTTCGTTTATCATTTTGGAGGCGAGAGGTAAGAATCAATCGGAAACTCTTCCGGAATATTTTCAATACGTTCAGGACGAGTTCGAACCTTTCGCTTCTCCTAAGGGAAGAGTGATGATCGCAGTCGGCGAGGCCCGTTATATCAAAGGCGGAGTCAACGCATCCGGCGGTTATTCCGCTGTTAAGTCCGCCGGAGATTCCATCGGAGTTTGGAGAAACTTCGCGACTATGGCGACCGCTAAGATCGCCGCCGCGCCGGTAAACGTTTCGATCGGATATGTGAAGGATATGCGTTCGTTGACGTTCTCCGAAATTCGTTACTGGGATAACGGATATCGGAACTACATGGATCTGCTTCATGATATGGGTTTGATGGTTCTCAAACAATACGACGACTACGACGGAATCTTCATCGCAAGAGATAAGATCAAGGCTTCGAGCGATTCCGACTTTAAGGAACTTCCGGAACGTAGACGCGCCGATAAAATGCACCGCATTCTTTATCGCGAATCGCTTCAGTTTTTGAATATGGATACGGAAGTCGATTCAGGCTCGGGCGGTCTTGATTATCTGAAAACATACATCGATTCTAAAATCTCCGCCGAGATGGAAGCTCCGGGTAGAAAGGAAATTTCGGGACACGAGATCATTCTCGATCCGAATAAAACCTTCAACACCGATCGTATTCTCAAAGCGAAGTGCAAGATGTACGTCAGCAATAGAACTAAAGCGATCGAGTGGGAAACCTCTTTCGCCACACCTAAATAG
- a CDS encoding malic enzyme-like NAD(P)-binding protein, giving the protein MREKSLQYHALHPKGKIEVVPTKPTQDSYDLSLAYSPGVAYPCLEIKDSPELVYEYTNKGNLVGIITNGTAILGLGDIGALAGKPVMEGKAVLFKKFAGIDVFDIEVNTKDPDEFINAVKLLEPTFGGINLEDIKAPESFYIEEQLIEKMNIPVFHDDQHGTAIITVAGLLNAFELTGKKPNNVKVVICGAGAAGIAIAELIQHIGIKKEQIFLVDTKGVIHHKRTDLNESKKKYVQTTEATTLRDVMKDADIFIGVSVENMVDEDMVRSMAKDPVIFALANPDPEIPYQVAKAVRSDLIMGTGRSDNPNQVNNVLGFPFIFRGALDVRARHITLEMKLAAARALAELARLEVPDAVSKAYGGAKFTFGPEYLIPKPFDKRVLFHVAPAVAEAAVASGSSRIPYLGREKYLGFLEGIIRS; this is encoded by the coding sequence ATGCGGGAAAAATCGTTACAATACCACGCGCTTCATCCTAAGGGAAAAATTGAAGTAGTTCCAACCAAACCGACTCAGGATTCCTACGATCTTTCCCTCGCTTATTCTCCCGGAGTCGCTTATCCTTGTTTGGAAATTAAGGATTCCCCGGAACTCGTTTATGAATATACGAACAAAGGGAATTTAGTCGGCATCATCACCAACGGCACCGCGATTCTCGGTCTCGGAGATATCGGAGCGCTTGCCGGTAAACCCGTGATGGAAGGTAAGGCTGTTCTTTTTAAGAAGTTCGCGGGCATCGACGTTTTCGACATCGAAGTGAACACCAAGGACCCGGACGAATTTATCAATGCGGTTAAACTTCTCGAGCCTACCTTCGGCGGAATCAATCTCGAGGACATCAAAGCTCCCGAAAGTTTTTATATAGAAGAACAACTGATCGAAAAGATGAACATTCCGGTGTTCCATGACGATCAACACGGAACCGCAATCATCACTGTTGCCGGATTGTTGAACGCTTTCGAACTCACCGGAAAAAAACCGAACAACGTAAAAGTTGTTATCTGCGGAGCGGGCGCCGCCGGAATCGCGATCGCGGAACTCATTCAACATATCGGAATCAAAAAAGAACAGATCTTTCTCGTAGATACGAAAGGTGTGATTCATCATAAACGAACCGATCTCAACGAATCCAAAAAGAAATACGTACAAACTACCGAAGCTACGACTCTCCGAGACGTGATGAAAGACGCCGATATTTTTATCGGCGTTTCGGTGGAGAATATGGTCGACGAAGACATGGTTCGTTCCATGGCAAAAGATCCGGTCATCTTCGCATTGGCAAATCCTGATCCTGAAATTCCGTATCAAGTCGCAAAGGCGGTTCGCTCCGATCTGATTATGGGAACCGGAAGAAGTGATAATCCAAATCAGGTGAACAACGTATTAGGATTTCCTTTTATATTCAGAGGAGCTCTCGACGTAAGAGCCCGTCATATTACTCTCGAAATGAAACTCGCGGCGGCACGTGCGCTCGCCGAACTCGCTCGTTTGGAAGTTCCGGACGCGGTCAGCAAAGCTTACGGCGGAGCAAAATTTACGTTCGGCCCGGAATATCTGATTCCGAAGCCGTTCGACAAACGAGTTTTGTTTCACGTCGCACCTGCAGTTGCGGAAGCGGCTGTAGCGAGCGGTTCTTCTAGGATTCCTTATCTTGGAAGAGAAAAATATCTCGGTTTCCTCGAAGGAATCATTCGATCTTAA
- a CDS encoding LIC_10177 family protein: protein MNPLISSIPALKEAFEKLPQPYQNIDDDFITRNKDAIDSIKSHFADKGGVHVLDAGEGRKIICRVPNKTQVDDTLEKARKEKQTDVAQRLTGQCCLYPSFDVVNGWAQDSPGIFIPISNKLIELTATTQEVTAKKL from the coding sequence ATGAATCCATTAATCAGTTCAATTCCGGCTTTAAAGGAAGCGTTTGAAAAACTTCCTCAGCCTTATCAGAACATAGACGACGACTTTATCACACGCAATAAGGACGCGATCGATTCGATCAAATCACATTTTGCGGATAAGGGAGGAGTTCACGTTTTGGATGCGGGCGAAGGAAGAAAGATTATCTGCAGAGTACCTAACAAGACTCAGGTGGACGATACCCTTGAAAAGGCGAGAAAGGAAAAACAAACCGATGTCGCACAACGTCTCACGGGTCAGTGTTGTTTGTATCCGAGTTTCGACGTGGTGAACGGTTGGGCTCAAGATTCTCCCGGAATTTTTATTCCGATCAGCAATAAACTGATCGAGCTTACTGCGACGACCCAAGAGGTGACTGCAAAAAAGCTATAG
- a CDS encoding LIC10173 family protein gives MRISHIEYLKSLVLSVKVLPDLPETEPVSLFSESGIYQVGPNVSDYPSLFPFCVIFQSPLVSIADGKRFQKLEPAVVSGVKNIRFLKRHYIQEFTYTIHFWMQNSSKDVPSTGHLGSGAGALGIVDQILIYLSNHQKFATAQGATVAVKPGESFVVSDPSENLGYYKLMMEIVFSDGLFETESVPTLAQGTFQIEEPTEIGTSEEQ, from the coding sequence ATGAGAATCAGTCATATCGAATATTTAAAATCCTTGGTCCTTTCGGTCAAAGTTCTCCCCGATCTTCCGGAGACCGAGCCGGTTTCCTTATTTTCGGAAAGCGGAATTTATCAAGTGGGCCCAAACGTAAGCGATTATCCGAGTTTGTTTCCGTTTTGTGTGATTTTTCAATCTCCACTCGTTTCGATCGCGGACGGAAAAAGATTTCAAAAACTGGAACCCGCAGTAGTTAGCGGAGTCAAAAATATTCGTTTTTTAAAAAGACATTATATTCAAGAATTTACATATACAATCCATTTTTGGATGCAGAATTCCTCGAAGGACGTTCCGTCCACGGGACATTTGGGGTCGGGAGCGGGAGCGCTCGGAATAGTCGATCAAATTCTCATCTATCTTTCCAATCATCAGAAATTTGCGACGGCGCAAGGAGCTACCGTAGCGGTGAAACCAGGCGAATCTTTCGTCGTCTCGGATCCTTCCGAAAATCTAGGATATTACAAATTGATGATGGAGATCGTTTTCAGCGACGGACTTTTTGAAACGGAATCGGTTCCCACTTTGGCTCAGGGAACCTTTCAGATCGAAGAGCCAACTGAAATAGGAACATCGGAGGAACAATGA